In one Sphingomonas hankookensis genomic region, the following are encoded:
- a CDS encoding 16S rRNA (uracil(1498)-N(3))-methyltransferase: MPATPAWPPDSSPRLFVEQPLAESARIRLDGAQAHYLLSVMRLKDGDVVRLFDDTAGEWLARATEVRKRDLILAVEHQMRPREIVPDLWLCIAPTKKGRIDWVIEKACELGVDRIVPVLTRRTVVDRLNLDRLRAHAIEAAEQCGRTALPALLEPVKLPALLRDWPAERALFFADETGGVPAFDAMRARPGPAAILIGPEGGFDPEEREQVRAHPQAIGMALGPRILRAETAAAAATALWMAAAGDW, from the coding sequence ATGCCCGCTACCCCCGCCTGGCCGCCCGATTCGTCGCCCCGCCTGTTCGTTGAACAGCCCCTCGCAGAAAGCGCCCGCATCCGCCTCGACGGGGCACAGGCACATTATCTGCTGTCGGTGATGCGCCTGAAGGACGGCGACGTCGTCCGCCTGTTCGACGACACGGCCGGCGAATGGCTTGCCCGCGCCACGGAGGTGCGCAAGCGCGACCTGATCCTCGCCGTCGAGCACCAGATGCGCCCGCGCGAAATCGTCCCCGACCTGTGGCTGTGCATTGCGCCTACCAAGAAGGGCCGCATCGACTGGGTGATCGAAAAGGCGTGCGAGCTGGGCGTCGACCGGATCGTGCCGGTGCTCACCCGGCGGACGGTGGTCGACCGCCTCAACCTCGACCGCCTGCGCGCCCATGCCATCGAAGCGGCCGAGCAATGCGGCCGCACGGCGCTCCCCGCCTTGCTCGAACCGGTGAAGCTGCCCGCGCTGCTACGCGACTGGCCGGCCGAGCGCGCGCTGTTCTTCGCCGACGAGACCGGCGGCGTCCCCGCCTTCGACGCGATGCGCGCCCGCCCCGGCCCGGCAGCGATCCTGATCGGCCCGGAAGGCGGCTTCGACCCGGAGGAGCGCGAACAGGTCCGCGCCCATCCCCAGGCCATCGGCATGGCGCTCGGCCCGCGCATCCTGCGCGCCGAAACCGCGGCGGCGGCGGCGACCGCGTTGTGGATGGCTGCGGCCGGCGACTGGTAG
- the ubiA gene encoding 4-hydroxybenzoate octaprenyltransferase, with translation MSSPAPATQVADTEHRGLIAVLPAAARPFALLARFDRPIGWWLLYWPGAWAIALSGRAVERWDMLLWFLLGSIAMRGAGCVYNDIVDRDLDRQVARTANRPLASGAVSLKAAWVWLVFLSLIGFVVLLQLNFTAAIVALGSLVLVAAYPFMKRITWWPQAWLGMVFSWAAPVAWAQMAVADWTPLLFLYAGAIAWVIGYDTIYACQDIEDDAMVGVRSSARAMGARVRPGVGLLYVVAIACWAGAVWRVFPTPLALVALLPAALHLLWQVATLRPDDGANTLRRFRSNRDAGLLLFLGLLTVGQAA, from the coding sequence ATGTCGTCCCCTGCTCCTGCCACCCAAGTCGCCGATACCGAACATCGCGGGCTGATCGCCGTCCTGCCCGCCGCGGCGCGACCCTTTGCCTTGCTGGCGCGGTTCGACCGGCCGATCGGATGGTGGCTGCTCTATTGGCCCGGCGCGTGGGCGATCGCGCTGTCGGGTCGCGCGGTCGAGCGATGGGACATGCTGCTATGGTTCCTGCTCGGCAGCATCGCGATGCGCGGGGCGGGGTGCGTCTATAACGATATCGTCGACCGCGATCTCGACCGGCAGGTGGCACGGACCGCCAATCGGCCGCTGGCGAGCGGGGCGGTGTCGCTGAAGGCGGCTTGGGTGTGGCTGGTGTTCCTCAGCCTGATCGGCTTCGTCGTCCTGCTGCAACTGAACTTCACCGCCGCGATCGTGGCGCTCGGCAGTCTGGTGCTGGTCGCCGCCTACCCCTTCATGAAGCGGATCACCTGGTGGCCGCAGGCGTGGCTGGGCATGGTGTTCAGCTGGGCCGCGCCGGTCGCGTGGGCGCAGATGGCGGTGGCGGACTGGACGCCGCTGCTGTTCCTCTATGCCGGGGCGATCGCGTGGGTCATCGGCTATGACACCATCTATGCCTGCCAGGATATCGAGGATGACGCGATGGTCGGGGTCCGGTCGTCGGCGCGGGCGATGGGCGCGCGGGTGCGGCCGGGCGTCGGGCTGCTCTATGTCGTCGCCATTGCCTGCTGGGCGGGGGCGGTGTGGCGGGTGTTCCCGACGCCGCTGGCGCTGGTTGCGCTGCTGCCCGCCGCGCTGCATCTGTTGTGGCAGGTCGCGACGCTCCGGCCCGACGACGGGGCGAACACGCTGCGCCGGTTCCGGTCGAACCGCGATGCCGGACTGCTGCTGTTCCTCGGCCTGTTGACCGTGGGGCAGGCGGCATGA
- a CDS encoding DMT family transporter, which translates to MPWVLLTIAGLLEIVWAYYMKLSDGFSKPWPTLATFVAMFASFGLLSLAMKQLPLGTSYMVWTGIGALGAFVVGIVILGEAVTPLRLVAAAMLLGGLVLMKLAS; encoded by the coding sequence ATGCCATGGGTGCTGCTGACCATCGCCGGCCTGCTGGAGATCGTCTGGGCCTATTATATGAAGCTGTCCGACGGCTTCTCGAAACCCTGGCCGACGCTTGCGACCTTCGTCGCGATGTTCGCCAGCTTCGGCCTGTTGTCGCTGGCGATGAAGCAGCTGCCGCTCGGCACCAGCTATATGGTCTGGACCGGCATCGGCGCCCTGGGCGCCTTCGTGGTCGGCATCGTGATCCTCGGCGAAGCGGTCACCCCGCTGCGCTTGGTCGCGGCGGCGATGCTGCTCGGCGGGCTGGTGCTGATGAAGCTCGCGTCCTGA
- a CDS encoding glutamate--cysteine ligase, giving the protein MSTKTVSDSNAAVIEDRSQLIAYFAGGEKPAERWRIGTEHEKFVYRTSDHAAPSYDEPGGIRDLLAGLERFGWRPVEEGGKVIALTGKDGSVSLEPAGQFELSGAPLENLHQTCAETGRHLDQVKAVGDELGLGFLGLGMWPDKRRDELPIMPKGRYGIMLNHMPRVGSMGLDMMLRTCTIQVNLDYASEADMVQKFRVGLALQPLATALFANSPFTDGLPNGQLSYRSHIWSDTDPARTGMLPFVFEDGFGYERYADYALDVPMYFVYRDGRYIDAAGLSFRDFLKGELSVLPGEKPTMEDWADHLSTAFPEVRLKTFLEMRGADGGPWGRICALPALWVGLLYDQGALDAAWDLVKGWSIEDRQRLRDTVPALGLDAPLPGGGTLRDVAGDVLDIASRGLSARRRLSASGDDESGFLEPLREVVRSGKVPAQVLLDKFAGEWGGDLSKVYGEYSF; this is encoded by the coding sequence ATGAGCACGAAGACCGTTTCGGACAGCAACGCAGCGGTCATCGAGGACCGCTCGCAACTGATCGCCTATTTCGCCGGGGGCGAGAAGCCCGCCGAACGCTGGCGCATCGGCACCGAACATGAGAAGTTCGTCTATCGCACCAGCGACCATGCCGCCCCGTCCTATGACGAACCCGGCGGCATCCGCGACCTGCTCGCCGGCCTCGAACGCTTCGGCTGGCGCCCGGTCGAAGAGGGCGGCAAGGTCATCGCGCTGACCGGCAAGGACGGATCGGTCAGCCTCGAACCCGCCGGTCAGTTCGAACTGTCGGGCGCGCCGCTCGAAAACCTGCACCAGACCTGCGCCGAAACCGGCCGCCATCTCGATCAGGTCAAGGCGGTCGGCGACGAACTCGGCCTCGGCTTCCTCGGGCTGGGCATGTGGCCCGACAAGCGCCGCGACGAACTGCCGATCATGCCCAAGGGCCGCTACGGCATCATGCTCAACCACATGCCGCGCGTCGGCAGCATGGGTCTCGACATGATGCTGCGCACCTGCACGATCCAGGTGAACCTCGACTATGCGAGCGAGGCGGACATGGTGCAGAAATTCCGCGTCGGCCTCGCGCTGCAGCCGCTCGCGACCGCGCTGTTCGCCAATTCGCCCTTCACCGACGGCCTGCCCAACGGCCAGCTTTCCTATCGCTCGCACATCTGGTCCGACACCGATCCCGCGCGCACCGGCATGCTGCCCTTCGTATTCGAGGACGGCTTCGGCTACGAACGCTATGCCGACTACGCCCTCGATGTCCCGATGTACTTCGTCTATCGCGACGGCCGCTATATCGACGCCGCCGGCCTGTCGTTCCGCGACTTCCTGAAGGGTGAGCTGTCGGTCCTGCCGGGCGAAAAGCCGACGATGGAGGATTGGGCCGACCATCTCTCCACCGCTTTCCCCGAAGTGCGCCTCAAGACCTTCCTCGAAATGCGTGGTGCCGATGGGGGGCCGTGGGGCCGCATCTGCGCCCTCCCCGCCCTGTGGGTCGGGTTACTCTACGACCAGGGCGCACTCGACGCCGCATGGGATCTGGTGAAGGGCTGGTCGATCGAGGACCGCCAGCGCCTCCGCGACACGGTCCCTGCGCTCGGCCTCGACGCCCCGCTGCCCGGCGGCGGCACCCTGCGCGATGTCGCGGGTGACGTTCTCGACATCGCCAGCCGGGGCCTCAGCGCCCGCCGCCGCCTCAGCGCCTCGGGCGACGACGAAAGCGGCTTCCTCGAACCGCTGCGCGAAGTCGTCCGTTCGGGCAAGGTCCCGGCGCAGGTCCTGCTCGACAAGTTCGCCGGCGAATGGGGTGGCGACCTGTCGAAGGTGTACGGCGAATATAGTTTCTAA
- a CDS encoding TldD/PmbA family protein — MLDPQTAADRAQSAIARARAHGADAADAILVADTALSVSVRLGQLEDVGRSEGAELGLRVFVGQRSASVSTSDLSETGLAALAERVVAMARAAPEDRWAGLAPAERLLHGAPPLLDLDDGGEVPPQVLREAALAVEDAARSVAGVSNSEGGSAGYNRAIVALATSHGFAQGYAVTSHGISASVLAGEGAAMQRDHAHHSARHRTMLESPETVGRRAGERAVARLNPVKIDGGAMPVVFDPRVGGSLIGHVLGAISGPSIARGTSFLREHLGHAILPEGLSIIDDPHRPHGLRARPFDGEGLAVSPMALVERGVLQTWLLDSASARQLGLEPTGHASRGLSGPPGVTTGNVHLAGGSGSVAALIEDVERGVLLTELIGQGVNGVTGDYSRGASGFLIEKGEITRPVSGITIAGNLRPMLLSMRAAGDLEHRQGVNVPTIRVDGMTVAGG, encoded by the coding sequence ATGCTCGATCCCCAGACCGCCGCCGACCGCGCCCAATCCGCCATCGCCCGCGCCCGTGCCCATGGCGCCGATGCCGCCGACGCGATCCTCGTCGCCGATACCGCGCTGTCGGTGTCGGTCCGGCTGGGGCAGTTGGAGGATGTCGGCCGGTCGGAGGGTGCGGAGCTGGGGCTGCGCGTGTTCGTCGGGCAGCGGTCGGCCAGCGTTTCTACGTCGGACCTGTCCGAGACCGGCCTCGCGGCCCTTGCCGAGCGGGTGGTGGCGATGGCGCGTGCGGCGCCGGAGGATCGTTGGGCGGGCCTCGCGCCGGCCGAACGGCTGCTGCACGGCGCGCCGCCGCTGCTCGATCTGGACGATGGTGGCGAGGTGCCGCCGCAGGTGCTGCGCGAGGCGGCGCTGGCGGTGGAGGATGCGGCGCGTTCGGTCGCGGGGGTGAGCAATTCCGAGGGCGGATCGGCCGGCTATAACCGCGCGATCGTCGCGCTGGCGACCAGCCATGGCTTTGCGCAGGGCTATGCCGTCACCAGCCACGGCATTTCGGCGAGCGTGCTGGCGGGCGAGGGTGCCGCCATGCAGCGCGACCATGCCCATCATTCGGCGCGGCACCGCACGATGCTGGAGTCGCCGGAGACGGTCGGCCGTCGCGCCGGCGAGCGCGCCGTCGCGCGGCTGAACCCGGTGAAGATTGATGGCGGGGCGATGCCGGTCGTGTTCGACCCGCGCGTCGGCGGCAGCCTGATCGGCCATGTGCTGGGCGCTATTTCTGGCCCGTCGATCGCGCGCGGGACCAGCTTCCTGCGCGAACATCTCGGCCATGCGATCCTGCCCGAGGGGCTGTCGATCATCGACGATCCGCACCGTCCGCATGGACTGCGCGCACGGCCGTTCGATGGCGAGGGGCTGGCGGTATCGCCGATGGCGCTGGTCGAGCGGGGCGTGCTTCAGACCTGGCTGCTCGACAGCGCGTCGGCGCGGCAGCTGGGGCTGGAGCCGACCGGCCATGCCTCGCGGGGCTTGAGCGGTCCGCCGGGTGTGACGACGGGCAACGTCCATCTGGCCGGGGGCAGCGGCAGCGTCGCGGCGTTGATCGAGGATGTCGAGCGCGGCGTCCTGCTGACCGAATTGATCGGGCAGGGGGTGAACGGCGTCACCGGCGATTACAGCCGCGGGGCGTCGGGCTTCCTGATCGAAAAGGGTGAGATCACGCGGCCGGTGTCGGGCATCACCATCGCCGGCAATCTGCGCCCGATGCTGCTGTCGATGCGTGCGGCGGGTGATCTGGAGCATCGGCAGGGTGTCAATGTGCCGACGATCCGGGTCGATGGCATGACGGTGGCGGGTGGCTGA